A window of the Clostridia bacterium genome harbors these coding sequences:
- a CDS encoding PadR family transcriptional regulator produces MDYGNAVAEINKQLKKGIIEILILKLLSSQSMYGYQLMQELDTKSRGVFKMKEGTLYPILYRLEDNSLIESCWEQDSSDRRSVPRKYYRITKEGRSELVNMEKELKALLDVVKSIMQWEV; encoded by the coding sequence GTGGACTATGGAAATGCAGTGGCTGAAATAAACAAACAGCTTAAGAAAGGCATAATAGAGATACTTATCCTGAAACTCCTCAGCAGCCAAAGCATGTACGGATATCAACTCATGCAGGAACTTGACACAAAAAGCCGAGGTGTTTTTAAAATGAAAGAAGGTACCCTATACCCCATTCTTTACAGGCTTGAGGACAACAGCTTGATTGAGAGCTGTTGGGAACAGGATTCCTCTGATAGGCGAAGCGTACCTAGGAAATATTATAGAATTACAAAGGAAGGCCGTTCTGAACTGGTTAACATGGAAAAGGAACTAAAAGCTTTGTTGGATGTAGTAAAATCCATAATGCAGTGGGAGGTATAA